Proteins found in one Cheilinus undulatus linkage group 9, ASM1832078v1, whole genome shotgun sequence genomic segment:
- the lmf2a gene encoding lipase maturation factor 2a, which translates to MGEIILPQRLFLWCMAVIYLSAFVSLYVQIPGLYGNDGLLPARWQLRYSGKSLGEQLLSRPTLLWLGPRLGLDTHTAMELLCLIGAALSLAASLVEGFRDSVVFFCLWALYMSLYQVGQVFLYFQWDSLLLETGFLCILIAPLTLIRGSRGVREHDRVTFWLVRWLLFRLMFASGVVKLTSRCPTWWGLTALTYHYETQCIPTPAAWFAHQLPVWWQKLSVMGTFIIEIAAPLLFFSPLRRLRLGAFYLQVLLQILIILTGNYNFFNLLTLTLCLSLLDDQHVHFWLRKTHKSSSNVQSDSRLWSWLCYLIELAVWSLLIFGSIVSFDLKLGTPKNFITSRTAFTYHQFNQFLKTVTIPCVWIGVLSLTWEMITSMFRCACISGFLRRFLGTVQWTLFAAAAAAMFTVSLVPFTYIEYDSNARLWPGVRQAYELVDRYQLVNSYGLFRRMTGVGGRPEVVIEGSNDGVTWTEIEFMYKPGNLSAPPPVVTPHQPRLDWQMWFAALGSHMQAPWFTSLLYRLLQGKSDVIELIQTDVSQYPFHHQAPTYLRAHRYRYWFTEPKADGSYPQRWWRRVYDEEFYPIVQLGNTYLESMLNQFGLKDKSPPRLSNTAVAKAVRWIRSQVRGVPAHTLIWTLIGCSATLCLLQGLQNRNKNPERTSFPPESADSAHTDKVPDGSSPSCGESDEQQAEVEEEEENGDREDSEDEVEEDGEEKDSAGEEEDDERDE; encoded by the exons ATGGGGGAAATCATCCTGCCACAGCGCCTGTTCCTCTGGTGCATGGCAGTCATCTACCTGTCTGCCTTTGTTTCGCTCTATGTGCAGATACCAG GTCTCTATGGTAACGATGGACTGTTGCCTGCCCGGTGGCAGCTGCGATACAGCGGTAAAAGTCTGGGGGAACAGCTGCTGTCCCGTCCCACCCTATTGTGGCTTGGACCTCGGCTTGGCCTGGACACGCACACTGCCATGGAGCTGCTGTGTCTTATTGGTGCTGCACTGAGTCTCGCCGCCTCTCTTGTAGAAGGTTTTAGAGACAGCGTggtgtttttctgcctctgGGCCTTATACATGTCCTTATACCAG GTGGGGCAGGTATTCCTCTACTTCCAGTG GGACAGCTTGCTTCTGGAGACAGGTTTCCTCTGTATCCTCATCGCCCCGCTCACATTAATCAGAGGGTCCCGAGGGGTCAGAGAGCACGACCGTGTGACCTTCTGGCTGGTCCGCTGGCTGCTCTTCAGGCTCATGTTTGCCTCTGGTGTGGTAAAGCTCACGTCACGATGTCCCACATGGTGGGGTCTTACAG CTCTGACATATCACTATGAAACCCAGTGTATCCCCACACCGGCGGCCTGGTTTGCCCACCAGTTACCGGTTTGGTGGCAGAAATTAAGTGTGATGGGGACCTTCATTATAGAGATTGCAGCACCTTTGCTTTTCTTCAGCCCACTGCGTAGACTCAGGCTGGGTGCCTTCTACTTACAG GTGCTGCTCCAGATTCTCATCATACTAACTGGAAACTACAACTTCTTCAACCTGTTGACTCTGACCCTCTGTCTCTCACTTCTGGATGACCAGCATGTACACTTCTGGCTTCGCAAGACACATAAGTCTAGCAGCAATG TCCAGTCAGACTCCAGGCTGTGGTCGTGGCTGTGTTACCTAATAGAGCTAGCAGTCTGGTCTCTCCTTATCTTTGGATCAATTGTAAGCTTTGACTTGAAGCTGGGCACACCGAAAAACTTCATTACCTCCAGAACAG CATTCACATACCACCAGTTCAATCAGTTTCTGAAGACTGTCACCATCCCCTGTGTCTGGATCGGAGTTCTCTCCCTCACCTGGGAGATGATTACGTCCATGTTCCG GTGTGCATGTATCTCTGGCTTCCTGAGGAGATTTTTGGGAACTGTCCAGTGGACTTTGTTTGCTGCTGCAGCCGCTGCAATGTTCACTGTTAGTCTG GTGCCATTCACATACATAGAGTATGACTCAAATGCCAGGCTGTGGCCAGGCGTTCGTCAGGCCTATGAGCTGGTGGATCGCTATCAGCTGGTCAACTCATACGGCCTGTTTAGGAGGATGACGGGAGTGGGAGGTCGGCCGGAGGTCGTCATTGAGGGAAGCAATGATGGAGTCACATGGACT GAGATTGAGTTTATGTACAAGCCAGGAAACCTTAGTGCACCTCCTCCTGTGGTGACTCCTCATCAGCCCAGGCTGGACTGGCAAATGTGGTTTGCTGCCCTTGGGAGTCACATGCAGGCTCCATGGTTCACCAGCCTCCTATACAGACTTCTTCAGGGCAAAAGCGATG TAATTGAGTTGATCCAGACCGACGTTTCTCAATATCCGTTCCACCACCAGGCTCCTACCTACCTCCGAGCACACCGCTACAGATACTGGTTTACCGAACCAAAGGCTGATGG GTCTTACCCACAGCGTTGGTGGAGGAGGGTCTATGATGAAGAATTCTATCCCATAGTGCAACTGGGCAACACCTACCTGGAGAGCATGCTTAACCAGTTTGGACTGAAG GACAAGTCCCCTCCTCGTTTATCTAACACGGCAGTTGCCAAGGCGGTGAGGTGGATTCGCTCCCAGGTCAGAGGTGTTCCTGCTCACACACTTATCTggactctgattggctgcagtGCGACTCTCTGTCTACTCCAAGGATTACAAAACAGGAACAAGAACCCAGAAAGGACCTCTTTTCCTCCTGAGTCAGCTGATAGTGCTCACACAGACAAGGTCCCTGATGGATCTTCACCCAGCTGTGGGGAGTCAGATGAACAGCAGGCagaggtggaggaagaggaggagaatggagacagagaggacagtgaagatgaggttgaggaggatggagaggagAAAGACTCTGCTGGTGAAGAAGAGGACGATGAGAGagatgaataa
- the miox gene encoding inositol oxygenase, whose amino-acid sequence MRVINLGPDPSLAYRPNLEKNETKAKEDYRNYESGSLIDRVFKTYKLMHTNQTVDFVNKKHSEWTGCTHTQMGMMDAIMSLDQLVDESDPDVDFPNSFHAFQTAEGIRQAHPDKDWFQLVGLIHDVGKVMALWDEPQWAVVGDTFPVGCKFQSSIVFRDSTFQDNPDEKNPKYNTENGIYKANCGLNNILMSWGHDEYLYQVLKFNKCSIPEEGLYMIRFHSFYPWHSHGDYMHLCDDKDLSMIPWVKEFNKFDLYTKTTDLPDVDKLKVYYQGLIDKYCPGILKW is encoded by the exons ATGAGGGTCATCAACCTG GGTCCAGACCCCTCTCTGGCATATCGGCCGAATCTAGAGAAGAATGAAACCAAAGCAAAAGAGGACTACAGAAACTATGAG AGTGGAAGCCTGATTGATCGTGTGTTCAAAACGTACAAGCTGATGCATACAAACCAAACGGTGGactttgtaaataaaaag CACTCTGAATGGACCGGATGCACCCACACTCAGATGGGGATGATGGATGCGATCATGTCTCTGGACCAGCTGGTAGACGAATCTGATCCTGATGTGGACTTCCCCAACTCCTTCCACGCCTTCCAGACTGCAGAAGGCATCCGCCAAGCACACCCTGACAAAG ACTGGTTCCAGCTGGTGGGTCTGATCCACGATGTTGGGAAAGTCATGGCTCTTTGGGATGAACCACAG TGGGCTGTAGTTGGTGACACCTTCCCTGTGGGCTGCAAGTTTCAGAGCTCTATTGTGTTCAGAGACAGCACCTTCCAGGATAACCctgatgaaaaaaatcccaaatataA TACTGAAAATGGGATCTATAAAGCAAACTGTGGGCTTAACAACATCCTCATGTCCTGGGGCCATGATG agtaTCTCTACCAAGTCCTGAAGTTTAACAAATGCTCTATCCCAGAGGAG ggCTTGTATATGATTCGCTTCCATTCATTCTACCCCTGGCACTCCCACGGAGACTACATGCATCTGTGTGATGACAAAGATCTAAGCATGATTCCCTGGGTTAAAGAGTTCAA CAAATTTGACCTGTACACAAAAACCACTGACCTGCCTGACGTCGACAAGCTGAAGGTGTACTACCAGGGTCTGATCGACAAGTACTGTCCTGGTATActgaagtggtga